In Cellulomonas sp. Y8, the genomic stretch GCGGGTGGGTGACGAACCCGGCCACGGCGGCGTGGACCTCGGCGGGCTCGCCGAACACCCCGAACGGCACCAGCAGCCCGAACACCACGACCAGCACCGGCACCGTGCACACGGCGAGCATCCCGCCACCGCCGAACAGGGCCCAGAGCAGCGGCTCGTTCGTCCGCCCCTCCCAGCGACGCATCAGGACCTCCCGAGCCAGAGCACGACGACCACGGCGAACGCCGCGAGCAGGACGTAGTGCGCGAGCACCACCCAGCGCCGGTGCAGGTGCCGGCGGCCGCGCCGCACCCGGACGACCGCCGGGGTCGCCTGGAACCAGGTCGTCGCGTGCACCACCGCCATCACCACGGCGACGACGGTGAGCACCACGACGGGAGGCCGCGTCTGCAGCTCGACCCACCGGGTGAACGCGTCGACCCCGCGGTGCGCGGACACCAGGCCGATCACGAGGTCGACCACGAACAGCCCGACGACGACGCTGGACGCCTCGCGCAGCGCGTACGCCCGGTACTCGCCGGTGGCCAGGAACCACGTCCGGCGGACGGACGGGCGGTGCGGGCGCCGCGCGGAACGGACGGCGGGGCCGGGCGTGGGCGGCGAGGCCGGCTCACGGGCGGTCACGGCCGGCCCCCGCGCCGCGGCAGCAGGAACTCCGCCGCCCACGCCGCCGCCGTAGCCGCCTTGGCCTGCTGGATCGCCGCCGCGGGGTCGACGCCCTTGGGGCACGCCGTCGAGCACGCCCCGACGAACGTGCACGCCCACAGCCCGTCCTCGCGGTCGAGCGCGGGCAGCCGGCCGTCGGAGCCGTGGTCCCGGGAGTCCTTGTCGTACCGGACGGCCGCCGTGATCGCGGCGGGCCCGAGGAAGTCCGGCACGAGCGCGACCTGCGGGCAGGCGGCGTAGCAGAGCAGGCAGTCGATGCACATCGCGTAGTCGTGATACGCCAGCATCTGCTCCGGCGTCTGCCGGTTGCCGGCTTCCCCGGGCGGGTCCTCCGGGTCCGGCACCAGCCACGGCCGGGCCCGCTCCAGCGACGCGAGGAACGGCTCGAGGTCGACGACGAGGTCCCGCTCGACCGCCAGGTTCGCGAGCGGCTCCACGACCAGCGGCCCCGGGGCGTAGTCCCGGACGAAGTGCTCGCAGCCGAGCCGCGGGGTGCCGTTGAGCACGAACCCGCACGACCCGCAGATGGCCATCCGGCAGGACCAGCGGAACGCGAGCGTCGGGTCGAGGTGGTCCTTGACCCAGGTGAGCGCGTCGAGCACCGAGGTGTCCTGGCCCCACGGCACCTCGTAGTCGACCAGGTGCGGCGCCTCGTCCGCGTCGGGGCGGTAGCGCTGCACGCGCAGGGTGATCGTGCCCAGCACCTCGCCGCTCACCGGTCCGCCCCCTCGGCCGTCGCGGCCGCACCCGCGGCGCCGTACGCGCGTGTCGCGGGCGGCGAGGTCGTGATCGTCACCGGCGTGTGCTCCAGGCGCGGCCCGTCGGGCGTCCACCACGCGCGGGTGTGCGCGAGGAACCGCTCGTCGTCGCGCTCGCCGAACCCGTCGAGCCGCTGGTGCGACCCGCGGGACTCCTCGCGGGCCAGCGCGGAGGGCACCAGCGCCTCCGCGACGTCGAGCATCGCGCCGAGCTCGACCGCGGCGGCCCAGTCGGTGTTGTAGACGGGGCAGGTGTCGACCACGCGCACCTCGGCGTACCGGTGCCGGAGCTCCCGGACGGTGGCCGCGGTGCGCTCCATGCCCGCGCGGGTGCGGAAGATGCCGACGCCGTCGTCCATCGCCCGGCCGAGCTCCTCGCGGATCTCGACCTGCGGCTCGGAGCCCCGGCCCATCAGGGACAGGTGCCGCGCCGCGGCGTCGGCGGCGTCCCGGCGCACCCGCGGGTCGGCCGGGGTCGGCTCGGCCAGGGCGAACGCCGCGGCGCGCTCCCCCGCCACCCGGCCGAGCACCACCAGCTCGGCGAGCGAGTTCGACCCGAGCCGGTTGGCGCCGTGCAGGCCGGAGGACGCGCACTCCCCCACGGCGAACAGCCCGGGCAGCGGCGTCGCGGTCGTCACGTCCGTCTCGATGCCGCCCATGGAGTAGTGCACGCTCGGGCAGACCGGGACGGGCGTCGTCGCCGGGTCGATGCCGAGGTACTGCTCGGTGAGCTCGCAGATCAGGGGCAGCCGCTCGCGCAGGTGCGCGCGCCCGAGGTGCCGCAGGTCGAGGTGCACGGCGTCGCCGCGGGGCGTCGGGATCGTCCGGCCCGCCTGCTGCTCGTGCCAGAACGCCTGGGAGAGCCGGTCGCGCGGGCCGAGCTCCATGTGCTTGTTCTCGGGCTTCCCCACCGGGGTCTCCGGGCCGAGCCCGTAGTCCTGCAGGTACCGGCGGCCCTCGGCGTTGAGCAGGGTGCCGCCCTCGCCGCGGCAGCCCTCGGTGATGAGGATGCCGGAGCCGGGCAGACCGGTCGGGTGGTACTGCACGAACTCCAGGTCCCGCAGCGGCGCCCCGGCCCGGTAGGCCATCGCCATGCCGTCGCCCGTGACGATCGCGCCGTTGGTGTTCTGCGCGTACAGCCGCCCCGCACCGCCGGTGGCCATGACGACGGCGCCGGCCTCCACCAGGACCGGGTAGCCCTCGCGCTGGTCGTAGGCGAGCACGCCCGCGACCCGGCCGTCCCGGACCACCAGCTCGAGGGCCAGGCACTCGTCCATCCGCGCGATCGACGGGTGCTGCAGCGACGTCTGGAACAGGGTGTGCAGCACGTGGAACCCGGTCTTGTCCGCGGCGAACCAGGTGCGCGGCCGGCTCATCCCCCCGAACCGCCGGACGGCGACGGCGCCGGCGTCGGTGCGGCTCCACGGGCAGCCCCACCGCTCCAGCCGGTACATCTCGTGCGCCGCGTGCTCGACGAAGTACTGCACGACGTCCTGGTCGCAGAGCCAGTCGCCGCCGGAGACGGTGTCCGCGAAGTGCTGCTCCAGCGAGTCGTCGGCGCCGACCACGCCCGCCGCCCCGCCCTCGGCCGCGACGGTGTGCGAGCGCATCGGGTACACCTTCGACAGCACGGTGACGTCGAGCTCGGGGTGCGCCTCCGCGACGGCGACGGCGGCGCGGAGCCCCGCGCCCCCGCCCCCGACGACCGCGACGTCCGTCCGGACCGCCTGCATCAGCGCGCCGCCGGGGAGGTCATCGCCAGCACGTCGAGGGCCTCGTCGAGCTGCTCGACGGTGAGCCGGCCCTCGTCGACGTGCCCGAGCCCGAGCACCGCCTCGCGGATCGTCAGGTCGTGCGCCACCGCGTGCTTGACCACCGCGGCCGCGGCCTCGTAGCCGATCAGCCGGTTCAGCGGGGTGACCACCGACGGCGACGACTCGGCGAGCTGCCGGCACCGCTCGCGGTCCGCGACGAACCCCGCGACGCACTTGTCCGCCAGGTGCGTCGCGCCGGTCGCGAGCAGCTCGACCGACTCCAGCAGGTTGCGCGCCATCACCGGCAGCATGACGTTGAGCTCGAACGTCCCGGTCGTGCCGGCGAACGCGACCGCGGCGTCGTTCCCGATCACCTGGGCGGCGACCATGAGCACCGCCTCGGGGATCACCGGGTTCACCTTGCCGGGCATGATCGACGAGCCGGGCTGCAGGTCCGGCAGGGCGATCTCGGCGAGGCCGGTGCGAGGGCCCGAGCCCATCCAGCGCAGGTCGTTGCAGATCTTCACCAGCGACACCGCGACCGTGCGCAGGGCACCGGACGTCTCGACCAGCGCGTCCTGCGCGCCCTGCGCCTCGAAGTGGTTCCGGGCCTCGGTGAGGGGCAGGCCGGTGTGGTCCGCCACCAGCGCGATGACGCGCTGCGGGAACCCGGGCGGGGTGTTGATCCCGGTGCCGACGGCGGTGCCGCCCAGCGGCAGCTCGGCGAGCCGGGGCAGCGCCGCGACCACCCGCTCGACGCCCAGCCGGATCTGCGCGGCGTACCCGCCGAGCTCCTGGCCCAGCGTCACCGGCGTGGCGTCCATGAGGTGCGTGCGCCCGGCCTTGACCACGTCGGCGTGCTCGGCCGCCCGGACCTCCAGCGTCTCCGCGAGGTGGCCGAGCGCCGGGAGCAGGTCGCTCAGCACCGCCTGCGCGGCGGCGACGTGGATCGACGCGGGGAACACGTCGTTGGACGACTGCGAGGCGTTGACGTGGTCGTTCGGGTGCACCGGTCGGCCGAGCCGCTCGGTCGCCAGGGTGGCGAGCACCTCGTTCACGTTCATGTTGGACGAGGTGCCGGAGCCGGTCTGGAACACGTC encodes the following:
- the frdD gene encoding fumarate reductase subunit FrdD — translated: MRRWEGRTNEPLLWALFGGGGMLAVCTVPVLVVVFGLLVPFGVFGEPAEVHAAVAGFVTHPLGALAISLTLGLVLWHCCHRTWHALRDLGLHPPEVVRAGIYGVALLTPAITYALCLAA
- the sdhB gene encoding succinate dehydrogenase iron-sulfur subunit, with protein sequence MSGEVLGTITLRVQRYRPDADEAPHLVDYEVPWGQDTSVLDALTWVKDHLDPTLAFRWSCRMAICGSCGFVLNGTPRLGCEHFVRDYAPGPLVVEPLANLAVERDLVVDLEPFLASLERARPWLVPDPEDPPGEAGNRQTPEQMLAYHDYAMCIDCLLCYAACPQVALVPDFLGPAAITAAVRYDKDSRDHGSDGRLPALDREDGLWACTFVGACSTACPKGVDPAAAIQQAKAATAAAWAAEFLLPRRGGRP
- the frdA gene encoding fumarate reductase (quinol) flavoprotein subunit → MQAVRTDVAVVGGGGAGLRAAVAVAEAHPELDVTVLSKVYPMRSHTVAAEGGAAGVVGADDSLEQHFADTVSGGDWLCDQDVVQYFVEHAAHEMYRLERWGCPWSRTDAGAVAVRRFGGMSRPRTWFAADKTGFHVLHTLFQTSLQHPSIARMDECLALELVVRDGRVAGVLAYDQREGYPVLVEAGAVVMATGGAGRLYAQNTNGAIVTGDGMAMAYRAGAPLRDLEFVQYHPTGLPGSGILITEGCRGEGGTLLNAEGRRYLQDYGLGPETPVGKPENKHMELGPRDRLSQAFWHEQQAGRTIPTPRGDAVHLDLRHLGRAHLRERLPLICELTEQYLGIDPATTPVPVCPSVHYSMGGIETDVTTATPLPGLFAVGECASSGLHGANRLGSNSLAELVVLGRVAGERAAAFALAEPTPADPRVRRDAADAAARHLSLMGRGSEPQVEIREELGRAMDDGVGIFRTRAGMERTAATVRELRHRYAEVRVVDTCPVYNTDWAAAVELGAMLDVAEALVPSALAREESRGSHQRLDGFGERDDERFLAHTRAWWTPDGPRLEHTPVTITTSPPATRAYGAAGAAATAEGADR
- a CDS encoding aspartate ammonia-lyase; this encodes MTETPTEIPAGYRLEHDTMGDVLVPADACYRAQTQRAVQNFAISGTRLHPRHVAALAEIKRAAALANAELGVLPGDVAAAIAAAAEEVAAGRWADQFPVDVFQTGSGTSSNMNVNEVLATLATERLGRPVHPNDHVNASQSSNDVFPASIHVAAAQAVLSDLLPALGHLAETLEVRAAEHADVVKAGRTHLMDATPVTLGQELGGYAAQIRLGVERVVAALPRLAELPLGGTAVGTGINTPPGFPQRVIALVADHTGLPLTEARNHFEAQGAQDALVETSGALRTVAVSLVKICNDLRWMGSGPRTGLAEIALPDLQPGSSIMPGKVNPVIPEAVLMVAAQVIGNDAAVAFAGTTGTFELNVMLPVMARNLLESVELLATGATHLADKCVAGFVADRERCRQLAESSPSVVTPLNRLIGYEAAAAVVKHAVAHDLTIREAVLGLGHVDEGRLTVEQLDEALDVLAMTSPAAR